One genomic segment of Amycolatopsis sp. WQ 127309 includes these proteins:
- a CDS encoding YciI family protein produces the protein MKFLMWVCVDPELVGTAEEDPGDWVAEAGARRLEGHQLRPVGDATTLWPRDGGTFVSDGPFAETKEQIAGYDILECADLAEAIDVAAAHPVAKFGAIELRPVWE, from the coding sequence ATGAAGTTCCTGATGTGGGTGTGCGTCGACCCCGAGCTCGTCGGCACCGCGGAAGAAGACCCGGGCGACTGGGTCGCCGAGGCCGGCGCGCGCCGGCTCGAAGGCCACCAGCTGCGGCCCGTCGGCGACGCGACGACGCTGTGGCCGCGCGACGGCGGCACGTTCGTCTCGGACGGCCCGTTCGCCGAGACGAAGGAGCAGATCGCCGGGTACGACATCCTCGAGTGCGCCGACCTGGCCGAGGCGATCGACGTCGCCGCGGCGCACCCGGTCGCGAAGTTCGGCGCGATCGAGCTGCGGCCCGTGTGGGAGTGA
- a CDS encoding PTS sugar transporter subunit IIA, which produces MSIPIILAGHGSLPSGVGEAAEMILGPQARLKVCELNPSDRPEDFGARLRELAGAATELLVLADLHGGSPFNAVRTLAAQGPARVELVSGLNLPMLLEVLLHPAADVTELAGVARAAGRDGVVDVLESTW; this is translated from the coding sequence ATGTCGATCCCGATCATCCTCGCGGGGCACGGCAGCTTGCCTTCGGGCGTCGGCGAAGCGGCCGAGATGATCCTCGGCCCGCAGGCGCGGCTGAAGGTCTGCGAGCTGAACCCGAGCGACCGCCCGGAGGACTTCGGCGCCCGGCTGCGCGAGCTGGCCGGCGCCGCCACCGAGCTGCTCGTGCTCGCCGACCTGCACGGCGGCTCGCCGTTCAACGCCGTCCGCACCCTTGCCGCGCAGGGGCCGGCCCGCGTCGAGCTGGTGTCCGGGCTGAACCTGCCGATGCTGCTGGAGGTCCTGCTGCACCCCGCCGCCGACGTCACCGAGCTGGCCGGGGTGGCACGCGCCGCCGGCCGGGACGGCGTCGTCGACGTCCTGGAATCCACCTGGTGA
- a CDS encoding YciI family protein, whose amino-acid sequence MLMICDDGAELFSPPEIDARPEFVAWLRDVEARGATHVGTLLRPPAEAVTVRVRDGQRLTSDGPFAETKEWVAGCEVVECEDLDEAIAIASAHPSAGRFPLEIRPFWED is encoded by the coding sequence ATGCTGATGATCTGCGACGACGGCGCGGAGCTGTTCAGCCCGCCCGAGATCGACGCCCGGCCGGAGTTCGTCGCCTGGCTGCGGGACGTCGAAGCCCGCGGCGCCACCCACGTGGGGACGCTGCTGCGGCCGCCCGCCGAAGCCGTCACCGTGCGGGTGCGCGACGGGCAGCGGCTGACGTCGGACGGCCCGTTCGCCGAGACGAAGGAGTGGGTCGCCGGCTGCGAGGTCGTCGAGTGCGAGGACCTCGACGAGGCCATCGCGATCGCGTCCGCCCACCCGTCCGCCGGGCGGTTTCCCCTCGAGATCCGGCCGTTCTGGGAGGACTGA
- a CDS encoding GntR family transcriptional regulator has translation MPRPKHVPASDLRLPDALVPGRPKGDQLREIIEGVATEAGPGRLMPSERFLAEHFQVARGTVRQEINRLVADGVLYRQHGTATFTAQRQAAHIDMLTSFTEDMSARGVVPKTKVLHAEIESAGPRIAGRLNVPPGARVFRLERLRYVEDEPFAVERTNLSVDRFPDIELFDWETQSLHRTLEERWGVRADWNDTAISAVLPNTHDAGLLGIEATQPCLIIEGTLHDQSGGVIEAGRSLYRADRYTVFTQARRSGG, from the coding sequence ATGCCCCGTCCGAAGCACGTCCCCGCGAGCGATCTCCGGCTCCCGGACGCACTGGTGCCGGGGCGGCCGAAAGGCGACCAGCTCCGTGAAATCATCGAAGGCGTCGCGACGGAGGCGGGCCCCGGCAGGCTGATGCCGTCCGAGCGGTTCCTCGCCGAGCACTTCCAGGTGGCCCGCGGCACCGTCCGCCAGGAGATCAACCGCCTGGTCGCCGACGGCGTCCTCTACCGCCAGCACGGCACGGCGACCTTCACCGCCCAGCGCCAGGCCGCGCACATCGACATGCTGACGTCGTTCACCGAGGACATGAGCGCCCGGGGCGTCGTCCCGAAGACGAAGGTGCTGCACGCCGAGATCGAGAGCGCGGGCCCGCGCATCGCCGGCCGCCTGAACGTCCCGCCGGGCGCGCGGGTGTTCCGCCTGGAGCGGCTGCGTTACGTCGAGGACGAGCCGTTCGCGGTCGAGCGCACCAACCTGTCGGTCGACCGGTTCCCGGACATCGAGCTTTTCGACTGGGAGACGCAGTCCCTGCACCGCACGCTCGAGGAACGCTGGGGCGTCCGGGCGGACTGGAACGACACGGCGATCTCCGCGGTCCTCCCGAACACCCACGACGCGGGCCTGCTGGGCATCGAAGCCACCCAGCCGTGCCTGATCATCGAGGGCACGCTCCACGACCAGAGCGGCGGTGTCATCGAGGCGGGCCGGTCGCTCTACCGCGCGGACCGCTACACGGTCTTCACCCAGGCCCGCCGCAGCGGCGGCTAA
- a CDS encoding kelch repeat-containing protein, translated as MNDSWKYRPPLLSPRFGHEVARAGDDIFVIGGTDGTTGHSSVETRKVTGRGEWRHVSPLPAPRRDHAVGVARGRVYVAGGTVGDRPTDAVDRYDPQLDEWSPAPPLPVPLAGASAAGLGDLLYVAGGTAGDSASDAVLVFDPEEKRWDPVAPMRTPRTRFRLLATETHLYAIGGLAGGLAGGPQDVLDSVERYSAETDTWEAVAPMHKRRVLPGVALLGDRIVVVGSEPAAEDPIARDRTTEVLDLGTGAWHLLATLLPHGRSSVVCTAGAPHRVLAIGGRANPYGQRITVPGVLSLKVL; from the coding sequence ATGAACGACTCCTGGAAGTACCGGCCGCCGCTGCTGTCTCCCAGGTTCGGCCACGAGGTGGCGCGCGCCGGCGACGACATCTTCGTCATCGGCGGCACCGACGGGACCACCGGCCACAGCTCCGTGGAGACCCGCAAGGTGACGGGCCGCGGTGAATGGCGCCACGTCAGCCCGCTGCCGGCCCCGCGTCGCGACCACGCCGTCGGCGTCGCCCGCGGCCGGGTCTACGTCGCCGGCGGCACCGTCGGCGACCGCCCCACCGACGCCGTCGACCGCTACGACCCGCAGCTCGACGAGTGGAGCCCGGCGCCACCCCTGCCCGTCCCGCTCGCCGGGGCTTCGGCCGCCGGTCTCGGGGACCTGCTCTACGTCGCGGGTGGCACCGCCGGGGACAGCGCCTCGGACGCGGTGCTCGTCTTCGACCCGGAGGAGAAGCGCTGGGACCCGGTGGCCCCGATGCGCACCCCCCGGACCCGGTTCCGGCTGCTCGCGACGGAAACCCACCTGTACGCCATCGGCGGGCTGGCCGGCGGGCTGGCCGGCGGGCCGCAGGACGTGCTCGACTCCGTGGAGCGGTACTCCGCCGAGACGGACACGTGGGAAGCCGTGGCCCCGATGCACAAGCGGCGCGTGCTCCCCGGCGTCGCGCTGCTCGGCGACCGGATCGTGGTCGTCGGCAGCGAACCGGCGGCCGAGGACCCGATCGCGCGCGACCGCACGACCGAGGTCCTCGACCTGGGCACGGGAGCGTGGCACCTGCTCGCCACGCTCCTGCCCCACGGCCGGTCGTCGGTGGTCTGCACCGCCGGCGCACCGCACCGGGTCCTGGCGATCGGCGGCCGCGCGAACCCCTACGGCCAGCGGATCACGGTGCCCGGCGTGCTCTCGCTGAAGGTGCTGTGA
- a CDS encoding RNA polymerase sigma factor produces MTESVATAVDEAFRTEWGRVVAALIRVTGDWDLAEECAQEAFAKALATWPRDGVPRRPGAWLTTAARNRALDRLRRGTAEANRLRELAVTAPVDDEPPEPDDVPDDRLRLMFTCCHPALPLEAQVALTLRTLAGLTTPEIARAFLVPEPAMAQRIVRAKRKIRNARIPYRVPPAELLPERTAGVLGVLYLLFNEGYSASAGADLVRQALTAEAIRLARVVLRLLPDAPEAGGLLALMLFHDARRATRTDDDGDLITLAEQDRARWDRALIDEGVAVLDEALALGRPGPYQLQAAIAACHATASHAADTDWARIARLYELVAKLNPSPVVELNRAVAVAMADGPSAGLTLVDALADGGQLAGYHLLPATRADFLRRLGRAGEAAEAYRAALELAPTDAERRYLARRIGEIQ; encoded by the coding sequence GTGACCGAGTCCGTCGCCACGGCGGTCGACGAGGCCTTCCGCACCGAGTGGGGCCGCGTCGTCGCCGCCCTGATCCGGGTCACCGGCGACTGGGACCTGGCCGAGGAGTGCGCCCAGGAGGCGTTCGCCAAGGCGCTGGCCACCTGGCCCCGGGACGGCGTGCCGCGCCGTCCCGGGGCGTGGCTGACGACGGCCGCCCGCAACCGGGCCCTGGACAGGCTGCGGCGCGGCACCGCCGAGGCGAACCGGCTGCGCGAGCTGGCCGTCACCGCCCCCGTCGACGACGAGCCGCCGGAACCCGACGACGTCCCCGACGACCGGCTGCGGCTGATGTTCACCTGCTGCCACCCCGCGCTGCCGCTGGAAGCGCAGGTCGCGCTGACGCTGCGGACCCTCGCCGGCCTGACGACCCCGGAGATCGCCCGCGCGTTCCTGGTGCCCGAACCGGCGATGGCGCAGCGGATCGTGCGGGCCAAGCGGAAAATCCGCAACGCTCGCATCCCCTACCGCGTCCCGCCCGCCGAGCTGCTGCCCGAACGGACGGCGGGTGTGCTCGGCGTGCTCTACCTGCTGTTCAACGAGGGCTACTCGGCCAGCGCGGGCGCCGACCTGGTCCGCCAGGCCCTGACGGCGGAGGCGATCCGGCTCGCGCGCGTCGTGCTCCGCCTGCTGCCGGACGCGCCGGAGGCCGGCGGGCTGCTGGCGTTGATGCTGTTCCACGACGCCCGCCGCGCAACCCGCACCGACGACGACGGCGACCTGATCACCCTCGCCGAGCAGGACCGCGCCCGCTGGGACCGCGCCCTGATCGACGAGGGCGTCGCCGTCCTGGACGAGGCGCTGGCGCTCGGCCGGCCGGGCCCGTACCAGCTGCAGGCGGCGATCGCGGCGTGCCACGCGACGGCGTCGCACGCGGCGGACACGGACTGGGCCCGGATCGCCCGGCTGTACGAGCTGGTGGCGAAGCTGAACCCGTCCCCGGTGGTCGAGCTGAACCGGGCGGTGGCGGTGGCCATGGCCGACGGGCCGTCGGCCGGCCTGACCCTGGTCGACGCGCTCGCGGACGGCGGGCAGCTGGCGGGTTACCACCTGCTCCCGGCCACGCGCGCGGACTTCCTGCGGCGCCTGGGCCGGGCCGGCGAAGCGGCCGAGGCGTACCGGGCGGCGCTGGAGCTGGCGCCGACCGACGCGGAGCGCCGTTACCTGGCCCGGCGAATCGGCGAGATCCAGTAA